AATCAAATATTAATGGTAAAAGAGAATATTGATAATAAATGGGCATTACCAGGAGGGTTTTGTGATATTGGATTATCTCCTTCAGAGAATGTAGTAAAGGAAATTAAAGAAGAGTCTGGTTATGATGTAATGCCAGTAAGACTTCTTGCGTTATTGGACAAAAATAAACACCAGCACCCTCCTGAACCATATCATTACTATAAGATATTTATTTTGTGTGAAATTATTGGAGGGGAAGCTACTATAGGTATTGAAACGAATAATGTTCACTTTTTTTCGCAACACAATTTACCGCCGCTTTCTACTAATAGAAATACTATGGCACAAATAGATATACTCTTTGAATTTTTACGTACTCCAGAAAAGAAAACATTATTTGATTGAGATGAAAGCTATTTTTTGAATAAAGCTATTGGGTAAAAAGTCAAAAGGCATCGAGAAGTTCAACTCGATGCCTTTCGTCCTTTTTTTACTTTAGCAGCTAGTTACTGTACTTCGAGCGTATATGGTTGTGTACTAGCTTTGCCGTTTACTTCACTAACCTCTATATAATATGTTCCTTTATCTAGTTCAACGGAACCTACTTCAGTATCTTTGGAACCGTAAAGATCTAATGTTTCAACCGTTTTTCCATTGGCATCAATAATACGAATTACACCATCTAAACCTTTTTCAGTTTGTAAGGAGAAGAATACATCGCGTTTGCGGTCATTGTGGAATTCGAAATAGTCTTTATCGCCAAATGGCACACTAGCATTTAAATATTGATTAGCCACATATTTATCGCC
The genomic region above belongs to Lysinibacillus sp. FSL W8-0992 and contains:
- a CDS encoding NUDIX hydrolase, with the translated sequence MSYQWLEWAKKIQALSQAGLTFSKDMYDIERYEELRNISAEIMSHNTELDMTKIKDLFTNETGYQTPKVDVRGVVFKNNQILMVKENIDNKWALPGGFCDIGLSPSENVVKEIKEESGYDVMPVRLLALLDKNKHQHPPEPYHYYKIFILCEIIGGEATIGIETNNVHFFSQHNLPPLSTNRNTMAQIDILFEFLRTPEKKTLFD